A single genomic interval of Armigeres subalbatus isolate Guangzhou_Male chromosome 1, GZ_Asu_2, whole genome shotgun sequence harbors:
- the LOC134207088 gene encoding probable cytochrome P450 6d5 isoform X1, protein MIVPFFAFISIHRTQKSISTKMTPLSIGVALLFVAAVAFLNYIFNYWKRRGVQQFTPYFPFGNFSDLFLGKTSFPSLCEQLYRRSKQWPMLGAYILMRPVLLVNDPQMAKDIMVRDFQNFHDRGPMVDEDNDPLSGHLFSLAGEKWKHLRAKLTPTFTSGRLKGMFQTLVDTGVVLQNYMQTCAQRNEVVEIREILARYNTDNIASVAFGIQIDSINNPNEPFRDLGRKFFESNFRNNMRLVFTFMVPKLSKYLKIKTVDTELEQFIISMVRETLEYREKNGVVRKDMMQLLLQLRNTGTVSVDERWDVETIAKHKNLSFEEAAAQAHVFFLAGFETSSSTMSFCLYELAKNPEVQRRVQEEIDTVTALHDGKLTYDSINEMRYLECCIDETLRKYPPVPVLNRECTQEYKVPGTDIVIEKGTAVILQITAMQHDPEYYPDPMRFDPERFLDPKIKGKPYAPFGDGPRICIGMRMGKIQTKVGLSLLLNKFNFQLFGHDEPELVMSPNNFLHTPINGINLKVSCRE, encoded by the exons ATGATTGttccattttttgcatttatcAGCATCCACCGAACGCAAAAATCCATCAGTACCAAGATGACACCGCTTTCGATCGGAGTGGCGCTACTCTTCGTAGCCGCAGTAGCTTTCCTTAATTACATTTTTAACTACTGGAAGCGCCGAGGCGTTCAACAGTTCACACCGTACTTCCCATTCGGAAACTTTTCGGACCTGTTTCTGGGTAAAACATCTTTCCCGTCTCTTTGCGAGCAACTCTACAGGCGCAGCAAACAATGGCCTATGCTCGGAGCATACATCCTAATGCGGCCGGTTCTTCTGGTTAACGATCCGCAAATGGCCAAGGACATCATGGTGCGAGATTTCCAGAACTTCCACGACCGTGGACCAATGGTGGATGAAGATAACGACCCCCTGAGCGGACATCTCTTCTCGTTGGCTGGTGAAAAGTGGAAACACCTTCGTGCCAAGCTGACTCCGACTTTCACCAGCGGGCGACTGAAGGGCATGTTCCAGACCCTGGTGGATACGGGGGTAGTGCTGCAGAACTATATGCAAACGTGTGCCCAGCGTAACGAAGTTGTGGAAATCCGAGAAATATTGGCCCGCTACAACACGGACAACATTGCGTCGGTCGCATTTGGCATCCAAATCGATTCGATTAATAACCCCAACGAGCCCTTCCGCGACCTCGGACGTAAG TTTTTTGAGTCTAACTTCCGCAACAACATGCGCCTGGTCTTTACATTCATGGTGCCGAAGCTAAGCAAGTATTTGAAAATAAAGACCGTCGATACCGAACTGGAGCAATTCATCATCAGTATGGTCCGTGAAACGCTGGAATACCGCGAAAAGAATGGCGTCGTACGAAAGGACATGATGCAACTGCTACTACAGCTGCGCAACACCGGAACCGTCTCCGTCGACGAACGCTGGGATGTGGAAACAATTGCCAAGCACAAGAACCTTTCGTTCGAGGAAGCCGCTGCCCAAGCGCACGTTTTCTTCCTGGCCGGATTCGAGACGTCATCGTCGACCATGTCATTCTGCCTCTACGAACTGGCTAAAAACCCTGAAGTTCAACGCAGAGTCCAAGAAGAAATTGACACCGTCACCGCCCTGCACGATGGAAAACTGACCTACGACAGCATCAACGAAATGCGCTATCTGGAGTGCTGCATCGACGAAACCCTCCGCAAGTATCCACCGGTTCCGGTTCTGAACCGTGAGTGCACCCAAGAGTACAAGGTCCCCGGCACGGATATCGTAATCGAAAAGGGTACGGCCGTCATACTTCAGATTACGGCGATGCAGCATGATCCTGAGTACTACCCGGATCCGATGCGCTTCGATCCAGAACGGTTCCTTGATCCAAAGATCAAGGGTAAACCGTATGCTCCGTTCGGCGACGGACCGAGGATTTGTATCGGAATGCGAATGGGTAAAATACAGACCAAGGTGGGGCTATCGCTGCTGTTGAACAAGTTCAATTTCCAGCTTTTCGGCCACGACGAACCGGAACTGGTAATGAGTCCGAACAACTTCTTACACACGCCCATCAATGGAATCAACCTGAAAGTCAGCTGCCGCGAGTAG
- the LOC134207088 gene encoding probable cytochrome P450 6d5 isoform X2, which yields MTPLSIGVALLFVAAVAFLNYIFNYWKRRGVQQFTPYFPFGNFSDLFLGKTSFPSLCEQLYRRSKQWPMLGAYILMRPVLLVNDPQMAKDIMVRDFQNFHDRGPMVDEDNDPLSGHLFSLAGEKWKHLRAKLTPTFTSGRLKGMFQTLVDTGVVLQNYMQTCAQRNEVVEIREILARYNTDNIASVAFGIQIDSINNPNEPFRDLGRKFFESNFRNNMRLVFTFMVPKLSKYLKIKTVDTELEQFIISMVRETLEYREKNGVVRKDMMQLLLQLRNTGTVSVDERWDVETIAKHKNLSFEEAAAQAHVFFLAGFETSSSTMSFCLYELAKNPEVQRRVQEEIDTVTALHDGKLTYDSINEMRYLECCIDETLRKYPPVPVLNRECTQEYKVPGTDIVIEKGTAVILQITAMQHDPEYYPDPMRFDPERFLDPKIKGKPYAPFGDGPRICIGMRMGKIQTKVGLSLLLNKFNFQLFGHDEPELVMSPNNFLHTPINGINLKVSCRE from the exons ATGACACCGCTTTCGATCGGAGTGGCGCTACTCTTCGTAGCCGCAGTAGCTTTCCTTAATTACATTTTTAACTACTGGAAGCGCCGAGGCGTTCAACAGTTCACACCGTACTTCCCATTCGGAAACTTTTCGGACCTGTTTCTGGGTAAAACATCTTTCCCGTCTCTTTGCGAGCAACTCTACAGGCGCAGCAAACAATGGCCTATGCTCGGAGCATACATCCTAATGCGGCCGGTTCTTCTGGTTAACGATCCGCAAATGGCCAAGGACATCATGGTGCGAGATTTCCAGAACTTCCACGACCGTGGACCAATGGTGGATGAAGATAACGACCCCCTGAGCGGACATCTCTTCTCGTTGGCTGGTGAAAAGTGGAAACACCTTCGTGCCAAGCTGACTCCGACTTTCACCAGCGGGCGACTGAAGGGCATGTTCCAGACCCTGGTGGATACGGGGGTAGTGCTGCAGAACTATATGCAAACGTGTGCCCAGCGTAACGAAGTTGTGGAAATCCGAGAAATATTGGCCCGCTACAACACGGACAACATTGCGTCGGTCGCATTTGGCATCCAAATCGATTCGATTAATAACCCCAACGAGCCCTTCCGCGACCTCGGACGTAAG TTTTTTGAGTCTAACTTCCGCAACAACATGCGCCTGGTCTTTACATTCATGGTGCCGAAGCTAAGCAAGTATTTGAAAATAAAGACCGTCGATACCGAACTGGAGCAATTCATCATCAGTATGGTCCGTGAAACGCTGGAATACCGCGAAAAGAATGGCGTCGTACGAAAGGACATGATGCAACTGCTACTACAGCTGCGCAACACCGGAACCGTCTCCGTCGACGAACGCTGGGATGTGGAAACAATTGCCAAGCACAAGAACCTTTCGTTCGAGGAAGCCGCTGCCCAAGCGCACGTTTTCTTCCTGGCCGGATTCGAGACGTCATCGTCGACCATGTCATTCTGCCTCTACGAACTGGCTAAAAACCCTGAAGTTCAACGCAGAGTCCAAGAAGAAATTGACACCGTCACCGCCCTGCACGATGGAAAACTGACCTACGACAGCATCAACGAAATGCGCTATCTGGAGTGCTGCATCGACGAAACCCTCCGCAAGTATCCACCGGTTCCGGTTCTGAACCGTGAGTGCACCCAAGAGTACAAGGTCCCCGGCACGGATATCGTAATCGAAAAGGGTACGGCCGTCATACTTCAGATTACGGCGATGCAGCATGATCCTGAGTACTACCCGGATCCGATGCGCTTCGATCCAGAACGGTTCCTTGATCCAAAGATCAAGGGTAAACCGTATGCTCCGTTCGGCGACGGACCGAGGATTTGTATCGGAATGCGAATGGGTAAAATACAGACCAAGGTGGGGCTATCGCTGCTGTTGAACAAGTTCAATTTCCAGCTTTTCGGCCACGACGAACCGGAACTGGTAATGAGTCCGAACAACTTCTTACACACGCCCATCAATGGAATCAACCTGAAAGTCAGCTGCCGCGAGTAG